From Pseudomonadota bacterium:
ATCACGCAGAGAAAAAGACTCTCATTAACCATACACTCATCGTCTTCCCCCATCTCCTGTCTGATAATAAATCCCGATACAGATCTTCGATGTCCTCCATAATCTTTTTGCCGTCTTAAAATAAAAATATCATGGATACATGTAACCAATCCGATTCCCGAACGTGAACTGAATGTGGAAGTTCGTTTTAATGCCGGCAGAAATGCCTCAAAACGTTTGGTATGGAGAATTTGAAAAATGATTAAAAAATCGATCATCTCTCTTGTTGTTTCGCTTTTGATTCTTCCGGCTGTGTATATTCCTGCCCTGGCCGCCCCCAGCAGCCAGCTTGACGGGGGAGAGACGTCTCATCTGATTTTCATGAGAGAAGAGGAAAAACTGGCCCGTGATGTCTATATAACTTTGGGAGCTCTTTACCCTGATGTTGCTACTTTCAGCAACATTGTCTCCTCCGAGGAAAACCACACTGCATCCATGCGGGACAAACTGGCACAGTACAATATTCCTGATCCAAGCACCGATGACACCGTCGGAGTGTTTACCGGGGCAGAGTACGGCTGGTATTTTCTCGAAAAATTCACCGAACTGGTAGACTGGGGGAAAACAAACCTGCTGGAAGCCCTCTATGTTGGGGCCTTCATTGAAGAACTTGACCTGAACGATATCGTCAACTGCCCCGATGTTATCGTTGATACCGATAATGGAATAGACTTAGGGGAATGCGGGTTACTCTACACAGATAACAAATCGTTGATCCGAAGTTATAACAACCTGCTCGACGGCTCGAAAAGCCATTTACGTGCTTATGTAAGAAATATCGAAAGTATTATCGGAGCAGGCAACTATGAAGCTCAGTATCTCACTCAGGAAGAAGTAGACGAAATTCTCGGCCGCTGAGAAGAACGCTTTCACCAGACACCTCTCTCAGTGTTCAGTTTTTGCGTGCCTGCGCAAAAACTGAACACTTCTCTTCCCGCTCTCCCCAATCTCTCAATTTCACTTTTCTTTCACACCAACGGACTGCAGGTATTTGTTCCTTGATGATGAACTGGCATGGGTGTTGCTTTACAAGCATGCGAGAGGAGTTCGGGTATCTAAACCTTAAATCGGAGGGAGCCATGAAAAAAAATATCACGATGAAATCTCGCCCTCCCCCTTAAAAATCCTTCACTTCATACCAATCTTCAAATGAAACACATGAAAACTGAGAAATAAAATCCCTGTAAAAGCTGGTTAAATGAGGAGGGAATATGATGAAAGTTTTCTGCAGCAAGTATTCAGGATTATTTTCAGCTCAACTGTTTTTGCTTCTATCGACGCTTCTGTTAATCACCACTTTCGCCCAGGCTTACGGAGGTCCCGGCAGATATGATGTTCCTCTGGTCACCAGGGGCAGTCAGATCCAGATCGGCACCGTCTCGGTCTGGAATTCTCCCAAAAACCTCATCATCCAGATCACACCTCTGGAGGGTCTGCTGCTTAAGGAGGCCCACGTTTTTGCCGGAGAAGATATCAATCTGCTACCGACCACTAAAAAAGGTAACCCGAAACCGGGCCAGTTTCCCTGGAAGGTTGAGTACAAAAAAGACACCGGCGTTCCTCAGCACACTTTTGTTCTCGACCTTAAAGAAGACCTCGGTTTCAGCTGGGGACAGGACAACAGGATACGCTTCGGTGCAGTCCATGCCGAGGTTATCAAAACCGAGGCTTTTGTCGACACCTGCATGGCCGACTGCGCAGGAACCTGCCAGGCAACCTGTCTTGAGGATCTGGTTTGCGCTGAAACCTGCAACTTGGCCTGCGAAGCAGCCTGTGAGGATAACGATCTGCTGGCCTCGGCCTACGGTGACCGCCTGGGAGCCTGGAGTTACGGACCATACCCTCTCAATGATCACCAGAATTCCTGGTACTTCGATTATCTGATCACCCACCCCAAACGTGGCCAGTTCATCGACGGCCCGGTCCAGGGACTCACCTATAGCGGCCCGACTCAAAATGGCACCACCGGTCCCGATGAAACCGGCAAACAGGGAGGATTTGTTTTCTTTCCTGGAGAAGACGTCAGTTTCTATATAGGAAATGTTCTTCTCGGCACCGCCACGGCAGCCCATAAGCTTTCTCCTCTTGACTTGTTTAGCGGTAAAGACACCGCCGATTCAAGCGTTGTCGGTGTAGCCAAAATCCTGCAAACCCTTGACGGCGATGGCAAACACGATGCCGGATCCATCGTGATCAGTCCGGAAACTGCCGCCTGCTTTCAGGGGGTCGTCACAACCATGGGCCTGACCAACATCGATTTTGCTGATTCGGCTCTGGTGGACACCCTGGCTGATTCTGCCATAGCAAACTGCAACGGCGTGGGTGGCGTGACCCTTTCGGCTGTTACCTCGGCCGAAGCCCAGGCCAACCTGGAAGCCGGGATCAGCGCCAGCGGCATCTTCCGAAAAAATGTGTCAAAAGAGGCGGACCTTGCCGCCACCCAACAGAAACTTGAAATAATGCCAGTTTATTTCCCGGGTGAGAGAGCAGACGGCACCCCGTCTTTCTGTGATACAAATGCAAATGGCATATATGATGAGGGTGAGGAAGGTGTGCCGTACGAAGAGTGGCGTCTTGGAGGTGATCCGGCCGCCGCAGAATGTGATCCTCGTGAAACGGAGGACTGTGTGATCACCATGATCGAATGTCGGGAAATCGCCAAACCGATACTGGTGACCTATGAACAGAGTATTGATCTGAATGCCTCCAACGTCACAACTGCCTTTGATCCCCATCGTTTCTCCGATGACATTTTCACAGCAATCTCCCGTGATGACGGTGCCACCTGGAAAAGAATGAATATTTCCAGAATGGCCGATCTGTCTTCATTTGACCTGGAAACCGGCGAACCATTCCCTGGAATTTCACGCAAACCGCAGTTGAAGATTATCGACAACATGATTCTGGTTTCCTGGGTATCACCATTCTGTCGTGGCGGCAATCCCCGCTACTCCATCACCACCTGCGACAATCCCGACACCCCTGAGGTAGAGACACCGGAAACAGGCTGCCAAATTGTCTGTCGCGGTGATGCCGAGCAGGGCACCGAGGTCTGCGAGCCTGATTATCCATATGATGATGCCTATTATGTCAACGACATCTGGGGCGTCAGCGGACACCAGGGATCAGTGAACTACGACGAAGTCGATGATGTCGCCGATTTGGGTATAGGTGAAATTCCATACAGCTGTCTGTGGGCAGCCCGGGGAGTGATTCTGACCCAGGCCGATATAGATTCCGGCAACTATGCCTCGTTATATCAGGACGATCCGGCGACTCCCGAGATTGAAACTCTGGAAGTTGGCGAAATCGTCTGGTTTAAACCGGAAAGACTTACTTCAGGCCGCCGCGACGCTTTTATCCCGATGATGGGAGGTACCCGCGGGGCCGGTTTTGCTATTGTCTGGCAGGAAGATCCCAAGGGGTTACGACCCGGTAAAGGTAAAGGGCCGGGAGAAGGATGGAGCGGCGCGATTTCCAACCACAAGACCGATATCTGGTACTCATATATAACCCCCGATAATTTCGCCATGATCGATGAGAACTTTATCCCCGGAGGTACTCCGGACGAGGAACGTCCGGGCATCGGCCGGCCAAAGGCCATGGTCCCCTTTTCGTTGCCGGTCAGACTCTCTGACAACGACATGGTGAACACCGACACCCTGAAAGTAGAGCTGGATAGCGGAGGCCTGCCACTCGTTGTTGACGGCAGCTATGTCCCTGTTGACCCTCTTACGGTTGAACATGGCAATGCCACCGGAACCAAGCGCTATGCCTATCTCGCCAAAACCGACGACCTCTACAGTTATTACTGGGACAAGCTGGATCTTTGCGATACGACAGGAAGCAATCTGGATGTTCTGGAAGCACTGCCAGGTACCGCTAATC
This genomic window contains:
- a CDS encoding DUF2202 domain-containing protein — its product is MIKKSIISLVVSLLILPAVYIPALAAPSSQLDGGETSHLIFMREEEKLARDVYITLGALYPDVATFSNIVSSEENHTASMRDKLAQYNIPDPSTDDTVGVFTGAEYGWYFLEKFTELVDWGKTNLLEALYVGAFIEELDLNDIVNCPDVIVDTDNGIDLGECGLLYTDNKSLIRSYNNLLDGSKSHLRAYVRNIESIIGAGNYEAQYLTQEEVDEILGR